In Clostridium sp. 'White wine YQ', the DNA window TCATGATTCATCCTGGTCATTATGATAGTTGTCCTGTAGACTGGGTTATGTCAAAATCAGTAATAACTGCTAAATCAGATGAAGATATACTTGTTGTAGCAAAACGACTACGTGATAACAATATTATTGCTATGCCTGTAGTTGAAAATGATAAGGTGGTTGGTATTGTTAGCATAGAGGATTTACTAGACTATTTCATTAATAAAGATTAACTTCAAAATAAAAAGGGGTTGTGGCATTAGCGTTCAAAGACGCACCCATGCTTAACTCCTTTTTTATTTCTATTCAATATTCTTTTTAAACATTCGTTTATTCATATACATATTCTCATCTGCTGCTTTATATAAGTCTTCAAATAATATTTCTGATGAATATCTAATAGAATATCCTATAGCTCCAGTCGGAACAAATATATCCTTTCCATCAAATGATATTTTCTTTTCCTTAGACCTTTCATGTATTCTATTTATTACCTCAACTGCAGTTTCCTCATTTGAATTATTGATTACTATAAAAAATTCATCCCCACCAATCCTAAATATAACACTATCGTTGGGGCACGATTCTCTTAAGGCATCTGAAAATAATTTTATATATGTATCTCCATAATAATGTCCATATGTGTCATTCACAACCTTTAAATTATTTATATCTGCTACAATTAGTACTTGAGGATAACTTGATTCATCAATATTGTTTAAAAACTTAGTATTGAAGTAACTCCTATTGTAAAATTCCGTCAGAGGATCTATTGAAAGATAATATTCTCTCTGCTGCAATAGCTCTTTTTCCGTTTTTGCACGTATTAATGCTCCTATCAACTTAACAATAAATAGTATTATTATTATAATAATCATTAATAAAACTATTACTAGTATAAAAAGTTTTTCATTGCTTTTATTGTAATTCATATGAGGTACTTCCTCATAACCCTTCTGATATATTTCATCCATATCTATCATAGGTAATACTTTATTTATTATCCCTGCTAGCTCAGGCTTACTCTTTGAAACTCCTAAATACAAGAATGAATCATTGCTAGTATTTCCTCTTTGAACTAAATCATAGTACTGAAGCTCCTCAGTATAGTATCTAACAACAGTTGGATTTTCGATAAGATAATCTGCTTTTCCCTCATGGACAAGTTGCATGGATTCTTGAATATCGTTAGTTCTTATTATATTTACATTTGAAAGACTTTTAACTAAAACTTCATCCTGCCAAAAACCATTTATGACTGCAACAGTTTTTCCTTCTAAACCATATATATCTCTGGCTTCTTTTTCATCTTTTCTTCCAACTATAATATCTCTTTCCTTACTAAAAGATTGAGGATATAATACATAATTCATTCTTTCATCCGTTTTTGCAATATTTAATACATCTATTTTGCCAGCCCTAAGACTATCTGACAAGCTATCAAAATCACTAAACGTATAGCTGAATTTTATACCAGTCATTCTTGATATTTCTTTTATTAGTTCTCCATCGATTCCTTTAAATTCACCTTCATCATAATAGTCGAAAGGAAGGTAATCTTCTGTTACACCTACATTAGCTTTTCCATCTTCTAAAAGCCACTTTTCTTCTTCCTCAGTCAAGTTCATTACTTTCAGGTTGTATTTTATTTGTGCGCTATTTATAATTTCTGATAAATTATTGTTTTTTAAATATTCTATTTCTTTATTTAATATTTCTATTAATATATTATTTTCTTTTTTCGCTGAAAAAGTCATATCAGAATTGATATTACTTATTTTAGATACATAATCTATATCAGGATATTTATATAAGTAATCGTAAATTACTGAACCTCCAGACATAATAACTGCATCCACTTCATTATGTAATAGTGCATTAATTTCTTGTTGCTGATTTACATATGTTTTTTTATTATAACTAATATTTTTATACACGT includes these proteins:
- a CDS encoding CBS domain-containing protein yields the protein MKITEFIKNDLHTINVNDTVDKALDTLQNLNLNGMPVVDDTNTLVGMVVKADIYRFMIHPGHYDSCPVDWVMSKSVITAKSDEDILVVAKRLRDNNIIAMPVVENDKVVGIVSIEDLLDYFINKD
- a CDS encoding transporter substrate-binding domain-containing diguanylate cyclase; the encoded protein is MKQTKKIIIFAIVLFMGTIILNNKGIVKAKMNNKLSLTEDEKNWLEENKDKTLTLGVDPNLGSEYFKYNNEIQGYLTPLMKNISDDLGIKVKIKTDNWGKIFSDLENNKIDLLYGANETQERDKFMVFTDPIIKIPYVIISRKNNSIKTIGDIDKKTVGFMEKDYIIDNLPNVYKNISYNKKTYVNQQQEINALLHNEVDAVIMSGGSVIYDYLYKYPDIDYVSKISNINSDMTFSAKKENNILIEILNKEIEYLKNNNLSEIINSAQIKYNLKVMNLTEEEEKWLLEDGKANVGVTEDYLPFDYYDEGEFKGIDGELIKEISRMTGIKFSYTFSDFDSLSDSLRAGKIDVLNIAKTDERMNYVLYPQSFSKERDIIVGRKDEKEARDIYGLEGKTVAVINGFWQDEVLVKSLSNVNIIRTNDIQESMQLVHEGKADYLIENPTVVRYYTEELQYYDLVQRGNTSNDSFLYLGVSKSKPELAGIINKVLPMIDMDEIYQKGYEEVPHMNYNKSNEKLFILVIVLLMIIIIIILFIVKLIGALIRAKTEKELLQQREYYLSIDPLTEFYNRSYFNTKFLNNIDESSYPQVLIVADINNLKVVNDTYGHYYGDTYIKLFSDALRESCPNDSVIFRIGGDEFFIVINNSNEETAVEVINRIHERSKEKKISFDGKDIFVPTGAIGYSIRYSSEILFEDLYKAADENMYMNKRMFKKNIE